A window of the Cystobacter fuscus genome harbors these coding sequences:
- a CDS encoding tetratricopeptide repeat protein — translation MAKSLVERYEQLLAQDPTSSVFVELAKALIAKGEHARAITVCEQGISHHPQSVTGRVLWGKALILMGRPAEAMAQFDQAVTIDKENPHAYNLISEVLLQRGLYRSALPILRKALALQPNDARVRGWMEQAQAALAGGPAPAFGDLSALDAPAEEPPAEESPAGATATAPDTASEEKTELVAAADASAPATEARAAPAPEMPLLELAADDEASAPQPASPPPPPAEALVPGTIELQLPFDEEAPLVADEEPPAVAAQAAPSGDADEAPAVEAAAVEEEGGLLADLPPLAPPPLKSPEPEAAAPTEEPVPVDARPGDTGSRRGLLGELPEVAAVKPRVPAPAAAPAPKAAVPDMAAQVAAYEKELRAKLLPQVSGSWISARALKGIAAVGVVVLACGVLLVVRAKQGGQALIAALDRTSLLLQKDTESSRRDALKLLSQVTALESDNTRAWALSAEAHALRHAENGDAQERAEALAAIDRPGVRAEQPALALVVDALVADAKSRDSANRALLSATVRSSEIEALAAEALLARGQSKDALDRLSRSLKLSPRNVRALVTLGEYYRDAEDPVNALRLFSAATKLAPDHPVARLGVAESQWVLGQELEQALADVQALAEDGTVPASEKERLRLVHGRLLTERGKAREARTLLAEGAQGPLARDILLALGEANRASGDMVAAQGSFEQALKLSPDSEAAKVGLGRTLLDRDREREVLTRVEGEGRHVALVRAAAYTKLGDWKRARLELAHTRVESRYPAEAIVYMARADAAEGERDRAQVALEKTLAAARRERAGVRTALALMQWQDKAPDKAGGLLETAMAEDARNYEAACALGRLRLSQGLPDVALKPLNQALERNTSHGEAREALGRSLLFLGKPSEALQQFDTWRLDNPEAAGAHKGAAMALFHTGKMKDAEASSARAVKLAAGDPEAHRVRADILFSLGDTKGGFGALESANKLDNKAPETFCAIASAFLRQGLEDNADKAFEAARREGPDTVCGQIGEHWVKDSGGRTAAKALQEITKKALTPWDKAFAQSAMARVLLTAGATKEAREAANEAVRLEPFSGRAHLVLGQVALKQREEAVALQELSRAVELEPVDGPAWLSLGDALARQSAETPRAIQAYQTFLKLASASPEAGRVRKALPVLMRRSKGGR, via the coding sequence ATGGCCAAATCGTTGGTGGAGCGGTACGAGCAACTCCTCGCCCAGGATCCCACGTCGTCGGTCTTCGTGGAGCTGGCCAAGGCATTGATCGCCAAGGGCGAGCATGCGCGGGCCATTACCGTTTGCGAGCAGGGCATCTCCCATCATCCGCAGTCGGTGACGGGGCGCGTGTTGTGGGGCAAGGCCCTCATCTTGATGGGACGCCCCGCGGAGGCGATGGCGCAGTTCGATCAGGCCGTGACGATCGACAAGGAAAACCCGCACGCCTACAACCTCATCTCCGAGGTGTTGTTGCAGCGGGGCCTGTACCGCTCGGCACTGCCCATCCTGCGCAAGGCGCTCGCGCTGCAGCCCAACGACGCCCGCGTGCGCGGGTGGATGGAGCAGGCCCAGGCCGCGCTCGCCGGCGGTCCCGCCCCGGCCTTTGGTGACCTGAGTGCCCTGGACGCTCCGGCCGAGGAGCCCCCCGCCGAGGAGTCCCCCGCCGGGGCGACGGCCACCGCCCCGGACACGGCGTCGGAGGAGAAGACCGAGCTCGTCGCGGCCGCCGACGCGTCCGCGCCCGCCACCGAGGCGCGGGCCGCCCCCGCGCCGGAGATGCCGCTGCTGGAGCTGGCGGCCGATGACGAGGCGAGTGCTCCCCAGCCCGCGTCTCCGCCCCCACCCCCGGCGGAGGCCCTCGTCCCCGGGACCATCGAGCTGCAACTGCCCTTCGACGAGGAGGCACCGCTCGTCGCGGACGAGGAGCCACCGGCCGTCGCGGCGCAAGCGGCTCCGAGCGGCGACGCGGACGAGGCGCCTGCCGTGGAGGCCGCCGCCGTCGAGGAAGAAGGTGGATTGCTCGCGGACCTGCCCCCGCTGGCGCCGCCCCCGCTCAAGTCCCCGGAGCCCGAGGCCGCGGCCCCCACCGAGGAGCCGGTCCCCGTCGACGCGCGCCCGGGTGACACGGGCTCGCGGCGGGGCCTGCTCGGGGAACTGCCCGAGGTGGCCGCGGTCAAGCCCCGCGTGCCCGCGCCGGCCGCGGCTCCGGCGCCCAAGGCCGCCGTCCCGGACATGGCGGCCCAGGTCGCCGCCTACGAGAAAGAGCTGCGCGCGAAGCTGCTGCCCCAGGTCTCGGGCTCGTGGATCTCCGCGCGCGCGCTCAAGGGGATCGCGGCGGTGGGCGTGGTGGTGTTGGCGTGCGGCGTGTTGCTCGTCGTCCGGGCCAAGCAGGGAGGCCAGGCGCTCATCGCCGCGTTGGATCGCACCTCGCTCCTGCTGCAGAAGGACACGGAGAGCTCGCGCCGGGACGCGCTCAAGCTGTTGTCCCAGGTGACCGCGCTGGAGTCGGACAACACCCGCGCCTGGGCCCTGTCGGCCGAGGCCCATGCGTTGCGCCATGCCGAGAACGGCGACGCACAGGAGCGCGCCGAGGCGCTCGCCGCGATCGATCGTCCCGGCGTGCGCGCCGAGCAGCCGGCGCTCGCCCTCGTCGTGGACGCGCTGGTGGCGGATGCGAAGAGCCGGGACTCCGCCAACCGGGCCTTGCTGAGCGCCACCGTGCGGAGCTCGGAGATCGAGGCCCTGGCCGCCGAGGCGCTGCTGGCGCGTGGCCAGTCGAAGGACGCGCTGGATCGCCTCTCGCGCTCGCTGAAGCTGTCGCCCCGCAACGTGCGCGCCCTGGTGACGCTCGGTGAGTACTACCGGGACGCGGAGGATCCGGTGAATGCCCTGCGCCTGTTCTCCGCCGCCACGAAGCTCGCCCCGGATCACCCCGTGGCGCGGCTGGGGGTCGCGGAGAGCCAGTGGGTGCTTGGCCAGGAGCTGGAGCAGGCGCTGGCGGACGTGCAGGCGCTGGCCGAGGACGGGACCGTGCCGGCCTCCGAGAAGGAGCGCCTGCGGCTGGTGCATGGCCGGTTGCTGACGGAGCGCGGCAAGGCGCGGGAAGCACGGACCCTGCTCGCCGAGGGCGCCCAGGGGCCGCTCGCGCGCGACATCCTGCTGGCGCTGGGCGAGGCGAACCGGGCGTCCGGGGACATGGTCGCGGCGCAGGGCTCCTTCGAGCAGGCCTTGAAGCTCTCGCCCGACAGCGAGGCCGCGAAGGTGGGCCTGGGCCGGACGCTGCTGGACCGGGACCGCGAGCGCGAGGTGCTCACCCGGGTGGAGGGGGAGGGCCGTCACGTGGCGCTGGTGCGGGCCGCGGCGTACACGAAGCTGGGCGACTGGAAGCGCGCCCGGTTGGAGCTGGCGCACACGCGCGTGGAGTCGCGCTATCCCGCCGAGGCCATCGTCTACATGGCCCGCGCGGATGCCGCCGAGGGTGAGCGTGACCGGGCGCAGGTGGCGCTGGAGAAGACGCTCGCGGCGGCCAGGCGCGAGCGCGCCGGGGTGCGCACGGCGCTGGCGTTGATGCAGTGGCAGGACAAGGCCCCGGACAAGGCGGGTGGCCTGTTGGAGACGGCCATGGCGGAGGACGCGCGCAACTACGAGGCCGCGTGCGCGCTGGGCCGGCTGCGCCTGTCCCAGGGTCTGCCGGACGTGGCGCTCAAGCCGTTGAATCAGGCGCTGGAGCGCAACACCTCCCACGGCGAGGCACGCGAGGCGCTCGGCCGTTCCCTGCTGTTCCTGGGCAAGCCCTCCGAGGCGCTCCAGCAGTTCGACACGTGGCGGCTCGACAACCCGGAGGCCGCGGGAGCCCACAAGGGCGCCGCGATGGCGCTCTTCCACACGGGGAAGATGAAGGACGCCGAGGCCTCCTCGGCGCGCGCGGTGAAGCTGGCGGCGGGCGATCCGGAGGCCCATCGCGTGCGCGCGGACATCCTCTTCTCCCTGGGCGACACCAAGGGCGGCTTCGGCGCCCTGGAGAGCGCCAACAAGCTGGACAACAAGGCGCCGGAGACCTTCTGCGCCATCGCTTCCGCCTTCCTGCGCCAGGGGCTGGAGGACAACGCCGACAAGGCCTTCGAGGCGGCGCGGCGCGAGGGGCCCGACACCGTGTGTGGCCAGATTGGCGAGCACTGGGTGAAGGACTCGGGAGGGCGCACGGCGGCCAAGGCGCTGCAGGAGATCACGAAGAAGGCGCTCACGCCCTGGGACAAGGCGTTCGCCCAGTCGGCCATGGCGCGGGTGCTGCTGACCGCCGGTGCCACCAAGGAGGCGCGCGAGGCGGCGAACGAAGCGGTGCGGCTGGAGCCCTTCTCCGGACGCGCCCACCTCGTCCTGGGCCAGGTGGCGCTCAAGCAGCGCGAGGAGGCCGTGGCGCTCCAGGAGCTGTCGCGCGCGGTGGAGCTGGAGCCCGTGGATGGTCCGGCGTGGCTGTCCCTGGGTGATGCGCTCGCGCGTCAATCCGCGGAGACGCCGCGCGCCATCCAGGCCTATCAGACGTTCTTGAAGCTCGCGTCGGCCTCGCCCGAGGCGGGTCGGGTGCGCAAGGCCCTTCCGGTCCTCATGCGCCGTAGCAAGGGAGGCCGTTAG
- a CDS encoding lysophospholipid acyltransferase family protein — translation MLEQLGDKVKQGLREWTERMVGPAREGRLKELARGDHEYGVDPFGFNLDYSLSALAPFVWLYRHYHRVEVSGIEKLPRGRVLLVSNHSGQLPMDGAMIGVSLLLEADPPRHVRSMVEKWVPTLPYVSTFMARVGQIVGTPENCRRLLESEEAILVFPEGTRGLGKLWPQRYQLQEFGLGFMRLALETNTPIVPVAVVGAEEQSPALMDLKPVARLLGFPSFPVTVTGLPLPLPTKYRIYFGEPLRFTGRADDEDSELDKKVRTVKTAIQTMLNQGLKERQGVFW, via the coding sequence ATGCTCGAGCAGCTCGGCGACAAGGTGAAGCAGGGGCTCCGGGAGTGGACGGAGCGCATGGTGGGCCCGGCGCGTGAGGGGCGCTTGAAGGAACTGGCGCGCGGCGACCACGAGTACGGGGTGGATCCCTTCGGATTCAACCTCGACTACAGCCTGTCGGCGCTCGCGCCGTTCGTGTGGCTCTATCGCCACTACCACCGGGTGGAGGTGTCCGGCATCGAGAAGCTGCCCAGGGGCCGCGTGCTGCTCGTGTCCAACCACTCCGGCCAGCTGCCCATGGATGGCGCCATGATTGGCGTGTCCCTGCTGCTGGAGGCCGATCCCCCGCGCCACGTGCGCAGCATGGTGGAGAAGTGGGTGCCCACGCTGCCCTATGTCTCCACGTTCATGGCCCGGGTGGGGCAGATCGTCGGCACGCCCGAGAACTGCCGCCGCCTGCTGGAGTCCGAGGAGGCCATCCTCGTCTTCCCCGAGGGCACGCGCGGTCTGGGCAAGCTGTGGCCCCAGCGCTACCAGCTCCAGGAGTTCGGCCTGGGCTTCATGCGTCTGGCCCTGGAGACGAACACGCCCATCGTCCCCGTCGCCGTGGTGGGCGCGGAGGAGCAATCCCCCGCCCTGATGGACCTCAAGCCCGTGGCCCGGCTGCTCGGCTTCCCCTCCTTCCCCGTCACCGTCACCGGCCTGCCCTTGCCGCTGCCCACCAAGTACCGCATCTACTTCGGGGAGCCCCTGCGCTTCACCGGCCGCGCGGACGACGAGGACAGCGAGCTGGACAAGAAGGTCCGCACCGTGAAGACCGCCATCCAGACCATGCTCAACCAGGGACTCAAGGAGCGCCAGGGCGTCTTCTGGTAG
- a CDS encoding glycosyltransferase family 2 protein — protein MAPYLSIVIPVYNEASIVASAAAELTQGLDARGWDYEIIFAENGSRDATPRILQDMCEENPRLRWFHSERPNYGVALKAGIQQARGTYVFCDEIDLCDLSFYDAALPLLEKGGVDMVVGSKAAKGASDERPLVRRLATRVHNGLLRVVLDFQGTDTHGLKAFRREALLPVVAQCVVDMDVFASEFVIRAWRQGLRVVEIPIKLHEKRQPSIHLFKRVPNVLKNVGKLVYVIRIRGT, from the coding sequence ATGGCCCCGTACCTCTCCATCGTCATCCCCGTCTACAACGAGGCATCCATCGTCGCCTCCGCCGCGGCGGAGCTCACGCAGGGCCTGGATGCGCGCGGTTGGGACTACGAAATCATCTTCGCGGAGAATGGCTCGCGCGACGCCACGCCGCGCATCCTCCAGGACATGTGCGAGGAGAACCCGCGGCTGCGCTGGTTCCACTCGGAGCGGCCCAATTATGGCGTGGCGCTCAAGGCGGGCATCCAGCAGGCGCGCGGCACCTACGTCTTCTGCGACGAGATCGATCTGTGCGACCTGAGCTTCTATGACGCCGCCCTGCCCCTGCTGGAGAAGGGGGGCGTGGACATGGTGGTGGGCTCCAAGGCCGCCAAGGGCGCGAGCGATGAGCGGCCCCTGGTGCGCCGGCTCGCCACACGGGTGCACAACGGACTGTTGCGCGTGGTGCTGGACTTCCAGGGCACGGACACCCATGGCCTGAAGGCCTTCCGGCGCGAGGCGCTCCTGCCCGTGGTGGCCCAGTGCGTGGTGGACATGGACGTGTTCGCCAGCGAGTTCGTCATCCGCGCCTGGCGCCAGGGGCTGCGCGTGGTGGAGATCCCCATCAAGCTGCACGAGAAGCGTCAGCCCTCCATCCACCTCTTCAAGCGCGTGCCCAACGTGCTCAAGAACGTGGGCAAGCTCGTCTACGTCATCCGCATCCGCGGCACCTGA
- a CDS encoding polysaccharide deacetylase family protein, whose protein sequence is MAPRLASISVDLDSLPHYCRIHGLPESLLDARARRLVYATAVPRLLELLARVGVPGTLFAIGEDVAGDALAAGVLREARAVGVEVASHSYSHDYALTRRSPDAIREDLRRADEVLEAATGVRPVGFRAPGYTLNAALYAAMVERGYRYGSSAFPATPYYAAKAAVMGALAVLRRPSRAVLDSPRVLLAPRTPYWPDPARPYTRGAGAVLELPMTVVPGVRFPFIGTFVTTLPLLAVEAAWRACHEDVFFNLELHAVDVLDADDGIPPELVRQQRDLRVPTSRKLERLRTIFQWLRADRDVVTLRDAAVQLAPTV, encoded by the coding sequence ATGGCGCCGCGGCTCGCATCCATCTCCGTCGATCTGGACTCCCTGCCGCACTACTGCCGCATCCACGGACTGCCCGAGTCGCTGCTGGACGCGCGCGCCCGGAGGCTCGTCTACGCCACGGCGGTGCCCCGGCTGCTCGAGCTGCTCGCCCGGGTGGGCGTGCCCGGAACGCTCTTCGCCATTGGCGAGGACGTGGCGGGAGACGCGCTGGCCGCCGGGGTGTTGCGCGAGGCGCGCGCGGTGGGCGTGGAGGTGGCCAGTCACAGCTACTCGCATGACTACGCGCTGACGCGCCGCTCGCCCGACGCCATCCGCGAGGACCTGCGGCGCGCGGACGAGGTGCTCGAGGCGGCCACGGGAGTGCGTCCGGTGGGCTTTCGCGCCCCGGGCTACACGCTCAACGCGGCCCTGTACGCGGCGATGGTGGAGCGGGGCTACCGCTATGGCTCCTCGGCGTTCCCCGCCACCCCGTACTACGCGGCGAAGGCGGCGGTGATGGGGGCGCTGGCGGTGCTGCGGCGTCCCTCGCGGGCGGTGCTGGACTCGCCCCGGGTGTTGCTCGCGCCGCGCACGCCCTACTGGCCGGATCCGGCGCGGCCCTACACGCGTGGCGCGGGCGCGGTGTTGGAGTTGCCGATGACGGTGGTGCCCGGCGTGCGCTTCCCCTTCATCGGCACCTTCGTCACCACGCTGCCCCTGCTGGCCGTCGAGGCCGCCTGGCGGGCCTGTCACGAGGACGTCTTCTTCAACCTGGAGCTGCACGCGGTGGACGTGCTGGACGCGGACGATGGCATTCCGCCCGAGCTCGTGCGCCAGCAGCGGGATCTGCGCGTGCCCACCTCGCGCAAGCTGGAGCGGCTGCGCACGATCTTCCAGTGGCTCCGGGCCGATCGCGACGTGGTGACGCTGCGGGATGCGGCCGTCCAGCTCGCCCCCACCGTGTAG
- a CDS encoding SDR family oxidoreductase, translating into MNQDPSKRPAVVVTGISGNLGRTLAKLLHKHERIIGIDRRPFAGRPKDVEMHQLDLRKKKAEDVFRKNEIRAVIHMGIMHDPRMSEEEHHSFNVVGTTRLLEYCAKYGVPKVVVLSSANVYGPSPDNSNFLTEDAPLMAASRFSGVRDLIEVDMLAHSFFWKHPHIQTVILRPVHIVGPTIKNAPSNYLRLRHPWVMAGFDPMVQLIHVEDVARAMVEAALRPEPKGVYNVVGPGEVPLSSIHRELKREPIPVPHLVARPLLGVLFKYRLANFPPPELDHIQFLCNVDGARWRQDVGWQPQHSMRETIRSVLGE; encoded by the coding sequence ATGAATCAGGATCCTTCCAAGAGACCGGCCGTCGTCGTCACCGGCATCAGCGGCAACCTGGGCCGGACACTCGCCAAGTTGCTGCACAAGCACGAGCGCATCATCGGCATCGATCGGCGCCCCTTCGCGGGCCGGCCGAAGGACGTCGAGATGCACCAGCTGGACCTGCGCAAGAAGAAGGCGGAGGACGTCTTCCGCAAGAACGAGATCCGCGCGGTCATCCACATGGGCATCATGCACGACCCGCGCATGAGCGAGGAGGAGCACCACTCCTTCAACGTGGTGGGCACCACGCGGCTGCTCGAGTACTGCGCCAAGTACGGCGTGCCCAAGGTGGTGGTGCTCTCCTCGGCCAACGTCTACGGCCCGAGCCCGGACAACTCCAACTTCCTCACCGAGGACGCGCCGCTCATGGCGGCCAGCCGCTTCTCGGGGGTGCGCGACCTCATCGAGGTGGACATGCTCGCGCACAGCTTCTTCTGGAAGCACCCCCACATCCAGACCGTCATCCTGCGGCCCGTGCACATCGTCGGCCCCACCATCAAGAACGCGCCGAGCAACTACCTGCGGCTGCGCCACCCGTGGGTGATGGCGGGGTTCGATCCGATGGTGCAGCTCATCCACGTGGAGGACGTGGCGCGCGCCATGGTGGAAGCCGCCCTGCGCCCCGAGCCCAAGGGCGTCTACAACGTGGTGGGCCCGGGCGAGGTGCCCCTGTCCTCCATCCACCGCGAGCTCAAGCGCGAGCCCATCCCCGTGCCGCACCTGGTGGCCCGTCCGCTGCTCGGGGTGCTCTTCAAGTACCGGCTGGCCAACTTCCCCCCACCCGAGTTGGATCACATCCAGTTCCTGTGCAACGTGGACGGCGCCCGCTGGCGCCAGGACGTGGGCTGGCAGCCCCAGCACTCCATGCGCGAGACCATCCGCTCCGTCCTCGGGGAGTAG
- a CDS encoding serine/threonine-protein kinase — translation MSDEAPPRGGGAASTGAFEEDATLVRTVIRDVIDLNPRTAPPPASPPMEPLPVVAGQILANRYTVLQVLGRGSMGVVVSAYDARLDRCVALKLLRRETDAIRPQEDLEARMVREAQAMARLSHPNVVAVYDVGTIEDGAIFIAMERVEGQTLRHWCEQAPRSWRDILTVYLGAGHGLAAAHEAGLVHRDFKPENVLVGRDERARVTDFGLARAAASPMSETPRNLSLPPGALDSPLTLHGTLLGTPRYMAPELLRGEAADARSDVFAFCVALYEAIYGQHPFAGTTQAESIQNQREGRARPPPMNSPVPAWVERPLMQGLRADPTQRPESMRALVAELEDDPEVRRRLRKRVVLAASLIATLFVLLVSAVVTLTKQQTQCALLERQLHGVWDSGVRKRVRQAILNTRLPHAQESFTRVAELLDGYSAQWVKLRGEVCSKGAEQPPPAWVPRGTECLERRREQLRVLTTEVLTRDMDAEHLAQAETAARSLSPLEICTDSKAMSAAVPPPEEPALRARVEALQARMERLETLRKAAQYGEALESGTEWLREVEQVGYPHLRAQAYHQMAKIKDSVGKYADAEDLARQAIPLAAKSKDLVLVAQAWTVLVRQVGWRQGRYPEAMGLMLALESAVDCADDDETRAEALNTQAVTYQRMGRHEEARQKHEHALALRQKVLGPEHPLVAASYNNLGIVLAEMGQFEQARASYDHALQLRRKTLGKDHPFVAQSYSNLGTVLSELGRHEEARDMYEHALAIRKKTLGLEHPDVASSLTNLGVALTQLGRYSEALAMQESALALRRKLLGPEHPDLAMPLTNLGGALRKLRRYAEARTHLEHALALREKALGADHPDVAQTLDELGQLLADMGRHAEARAHYERALAIQQKALRPGHPSIAASLTHLGELLVRMKHGAEAIPLLERALSLSPEPRRAELRALLERAREGAPGNKAPGDPVASPVP, via the coding sequence ATGAGTGACGAGGCTCCACCGCGGGGGGGCGGTGCTGCGAGCACTGGCGCGTTCGAGGAAGACGCCACCCTCGTCCGGACCGTCATCCGGGACGTCATCGACCTGAATCCCCGGACGGCCCCGCCTCCCGCCTCGCCCCCCATGGAGCCCCTGCCCGTGGTGGCCGGACAGATTCTCGCCAACCGCTACACCGTGCTCCAGGTGCTCGGCCGCGGGAGCATGGGCGTGGTGGTCTCCGCGTACGACGCGCGGTTGGACCGGTGCGTGGCCCTCAAGCTGCTGCGCCGCGAGACGGACGCCATCCGCCCCCAGGAGGACCTCGAGGCCCGCATGGTGCGCGAGGCCCAGGCCATGGCCCGCCTCTCCCACCCCAACGTGGTGGCCGTCTACGACGTCGGAACCATCGAGGATGGCGCCATCTTCATCGCCATGGAGCGCGTGGAGGGGCAGACGCTGCGACACTGGTGCGAGCAGGCCCCGCGCTCCTGGCGCGACATCCTCACGGTGTACCTGGGCGCCGGACATGGACTGGCGGCCGCGCACGAGGCGGGGCTCGTCCACCGCGACTTCAAACCCGAGAACGTCCTGGTGGGCCGGGACGAGCGGGCCCGGGTGACGGACTTCGGCCTGGCACGCGCCGCGGCCTCCCCCATGTCCGAGACTCCCCGGAATCTCTCACTGCCTCCAGGCGCCCTGGACAGCCCCCTCACCCTGCACGGCACGCTGCTGGGCACGCCGCGCTACATGGCCCCCGAGTTGCTGCGCGGTGAGGCGGCCGATGCCCGCAGTGACGTGTTCGCCTTCTGCGTGGCCCTCTACGAGGCGATCTACGGACAGCACCCCTTCGCGGGCACCACCCAGGCCGAGTCCATCCAGAACCAGCGCGAGGGCCGCGCGCGGCCACCGCCCATGAACTCGCCGGTGCCCGCGTGGGTGGAGCGCCCCTTGATGCAGGGCCTGCGGGCCGACCCCACGCAACGTCCCGAGTCCATGCGGGCCCTCGTCGCGGAGCTGGAGGACGATCCCGAGGTGCGGCGCCGGTTGCGCAAGCGCGTGGTGCTCGCGGCCTCCCTGATAGCGACCTTGTTCGTACTGCTCGTCAGCGCCGTGGTGACGCTCACCAAGCAGCAGACCCAGTGCGCGCTCCTGGAGCGCCAGCTCCATGGCGTCTGGGACAGCGGCGTGCGCAAGCGGGTGCGGCAGGCCATCCTGAACACCCGCCTGCCGCATGCCCAGGAGAGCTTCACGCGCGTGGCGGAGCTGCTCGATGGCTACTCCGCCCAGTGGGTGAAGCTGCGCGGCGAGGTGTGCAGCAAGGGAGCCGAGCAGCCCCCACCCGCCTGGGTGCCGCGGGGAACGGAATGCCTGGAGCGCAGACGCGAACAGTTGCGCGTCCTCACGACGGAGGTGCTCACGCGTGACATGGACGCGGAGCATCTGGCCCAGGCCGAGACCGCCGCACGCTCCCTGTCGCCCCTGGAGATCTGCACGGATAGCAAGGCGATGTCGGCGGCCGTACCGCCTCCCGAGGAACCCGCGCTGCGGGCCCGGGTGGAGGCGTTGCAAGCACGGATGGAACGGCTGGAGACACTGCGCAAGGCGGCTCAATATGGTGAGGCGCTGGAATCCGGAACCGAGTGGCTGCGGGAGGTGGAGCAGGTGGGCTACCCCCACCTCCGAGCGCAGGCCTACCACCAGATGGCCAAGATCAAGGACTCCGTCGGGAAGTACGCGGACGCCGAGGACCTGGCGCGCCAGGCCATTCCCCTCGCCGCGAAGAGCAAGGACCTCGTGCTGGTGGCCCAGGCGTGGACGGTGCTCGTGCGGCAGGTGGGCTGGAGGCAGGGACGCTACCCGGAGGCCATGGGCCTGATGCTGGCGCTGGAGTCCGCCGTGGACTGCGCGGACGACGACGAAACACGCGCCGAAGCGCTCAACACCCAGGCCGTCACCTACCAGCGCATGGGCCGGCACGAAGAGGCCCGGCAGAAGCACGAGCACGCACTCGCCCTGCGCCAGAAGGTGCTGGGACCCGAGCACCCCCTGGTGGCCGCCTCGTACAACAACCTCGGCATCGTGCTCGCGGAGATGGGCCAGTTCGAGCAGGCGCGCGCCTCGTACGACCATGCGTTGCAGCTGCGCCGCAAGACCCTGGGCAAGGACCACCCGTTCGTCGCGCAGTCCTACAGCAACCTCGGCACGGTGCTCTCGGAGCTCGGCCGCCATGAGGAGGCCCGGGACATGTACGAGCACGCCCTGGCCATCCGCAAGAAGACCCTGGGGCTCGAGCACCCCGACGTCGCCTCCTCCCTCACCAACCTCGGTGTGGCACTCACCCAACTCGGGCGCTACTCCGAGGCGCTCGCGATGCAGGAGAGCGCGCTCGCCCTCCGGCGCAAGCTGCTGGGCCCCGAGCACCCCGACCTGGCCATGCCCCTGACCAACCTGGGCGGGGCCCTGCGGAAACTCCGCCGCTACGCCGAGGCTCGCACCCACCTCGAGCACGCACTCGCCCTTCGTGAGAAGGCCCTGGGCGCCGACCACCCGGACGTGGCCCAGACCCTCGACGAGCTGGGCCAGTTGCTCGCGGACATGGGCCGCCATGCCGAGGCCCGGGCGCACTACGAGCGCGCGCTGGCCATCCAGCAGAAGGCGCTGCGGCCCGGACACCCCTCGATCGCGGCCTCGCTCACCCACCTGGGCGAGCTGCTGGTGCGCATGAAGCATGGCGCCGAGGCCATTCCCCTGCTCGAACGCGCCCTGAGTCTGTCTCCCGAGCCGCGCCGCGCCGAGCTGCGCGCACTGCTGGAGCGGGCACGCGAGGGCGCCCCCGGGAACAAGGCCCCGGGGGACCCGGTGGCCAGCCCCGTGCCCTGA
- a CDS encoding DUF4142 domain-containing protein has protein sequence MRTRRMLCGMGLVVALGMGAGCAHDAEKAARERGEMVGQAFAEKVRFADQLALLDQEQIALGRLAMERSSNPEVRRFAQQLVRDHENHLSDLHTLARAQAFSLARVDLSMQGTATGGAGWEGAEKGAHKGMKAHDKKVDKQVRHFVERRDELASRSGAQFDQEFLKQVGKDQERGRDLVDEGLRDYHDDTSLALLLSRTAPVLQGHQRQISTLKGFIGG, from the coding sequence ATGCGAACGAGGCGGATGCTGTGCGGTATGGGCCTGGTGGTGGCGTTGGGAATGGGCGCGGGATGTGCTCATGACGCGGAGAAGGCCGCTCGGGAACGAGGGGAGATGGTGGGCCAGGCGTTCGCCGAGAAGGTCCGCTTCGCCGACCAGCTCGCCCTCCTGGACCAGGAGCAGATCGCCCTGGGCCGGCTGGCCATGGAGCGCTCGTCCAACCCCGAGGTGCGGCGCTTCGCCCAACAACTCGTCCGGGATCATGAGAACCACTTGAGCGACCTGCACACGCTGGCACGCGCCCAGGCGTTCTCGCTGGCCAGGGTGGACCTGTCCATGCAGGGCACGGCCACGGGCGGCGCCGGCTGGGAGGGCGCGGAGAAGGGCGCGCACAAGGGCATGAAGGCCCACGACAAGAAGGTCGACAAGCAGGTGCGCCACTTCGTCGAGCGGCGCGACGAGCTGGCGAGCCGCAGCGGCGCCCAGTTCGACCAGGAATTCCTGAAGCAGGTGGGCAAGGACCAGGAGCGCGGCAGGGACCTCGTCGACGAGGGCCTGCGTGACTACCACGACGACACGTCCCTGGCCCTGCTGCTCAGCAGGACCGCGCCCGTGTTGCAGGGCCACCAGCGGCAGATCAGCACCCTGAAGGGCTTCATCGGCGGCTGA